A single Marinitoga aeolica DNA region contains:
- the gcvH gene encoding glycine cleavage system protein GcvH: MKMKKFTKTHEWVEVEGKNATIGITAHAAEELGDVTFVELPEEGKEVKKGEALCAVESVKSASDVYSPVSGKVIEVNTELDASPEIINEDAEGKGWIVKLELSDESELDDLLTEEEYKNSL, translated from the coding sequence ATGAAAATGAAGAAATTTACAAAAACACACGAATGGGTTGAAGTAGAAGGTAAAAATGCTACAATAGGTATTACAGCACATGCAGCAGAAGAATTAGGTGATGTTACATTTGTTGAATTGCCAGAAGAAGGAAAAGAAGTAAAAAAGGGAGAAGCTCTTTGTGCTGTAGAATCAGTAAAATCAGCTAGTGATGTTTACTCTCCAGTTTCAGGGAAAGTTATAGAAGTTAATACAGAATTAGATGCATCACCAGAAATTATTAACGAAGATGCAGAAGGAAAAGGTTGGATTGTAAAATTAGAACTTTCTGATGAAAGCGAGTTAGATGATTTATTAACAGAAGAAGAATACAAAAACTCATTATAA
- a CDS encoding putative signal transducing protein — protein sequence MWKVLKSHVNDFEAQIIKQLLESEGINSLIKAPKELGIGREFFGNGTIMNVYVDEKDYENAKEILENKEAD from the coding sequence ATGTGGAAAGTATTAAAATCACATGTTAACGATTTTGAAGCTCAAATAATAAAACAATTATTAGAATCAGAAGGAATAAACTCATTGATAAAAGCCCCTAAAGAATTAGGTATAGGCAGAGAATTTTTTGGTAATGGTACAATTATGAATGTATATGTTGATGAAAAAGATTATGAAAATGCAAAAGAAATTTTGGAAAATAAGGAGGCAGATTAA
- the gcvPB gene encoding aminomethyl-transferring glycine dehydrogenase subunit GcvPB, translating into MKLIFEKSKEGRTAFSLPKLDVPEVKIELENELLRKEEPNLPQVNELEVVRHYNELERKNHSVDSGFYPLGSCTMKYNPMLNEEMANLFNNIHPYLDEEQVQGALELMYNLQKYLGEITGMDAVTLQPAAGAHGELTGMLIVRKYIEDNGYTNKTKVILPDSAHGTNPASAKMAGFDVVEVKSGSDGRVDLEEFKKVMDDSVAAIMLTNPNTLGLFEKDILEIARLAHEHNALLYYDGANLNAIMGKVRPGDMGFDIVHLNLHKTFSTPHGMGGPGSGPVGVKEKLKDYLPKPIVDINEDGKYFFNYDIPKSCGRLRTFYGNFSVMVRAYTYILMMGKEGLKFASEMAVLNANYLRKKLEKEFDIAYDEICKHEFVIDGSFLKEYGVKTLDFAKRLLDYGIHPPTIYFPLIVHEAMMIEPTETESKEELDRFVEVMHKILEEAKTDPEILKGAPRNTPVRRLNETIANKQLKLRG; encoded by the coding sequence ATGAAATTAATCTTTGAAAAATCTAAAGAAGGAAGAACAGCATTTTCTTTACCAAAATTAGATGTTCCAGAAGTTAAAATAGAATTAGAAAATGAGTTATTAAGAAAAGAAGAACCAAATTTACCTCAGGTAAATGAATTAGAAGTTGTAAGACATTATAATGAATTAGAAAGAAAAAATCATTCAGTAGATAGTGGATTTTATCCACTTGGTTCATGTACAATGAAATATAATCCTATGTTAAATGAAGAAATGGCAAATTTGTTTAATAACATTCATCCTTATCTTGATGAAGAGCAAGTTCAAGGTGCATTAGAATTAATGTATAATTTACAAAAATATCTTGGCGAAATAACCGGGATGGATGCTGTGACATTACAACCAGCTGCTGGAGCTCATGGTGAATTAACAGGTATGCTTATTGTTAGAAAATATATAGAAGATAATGGCTATACAAATAAAACTAAAGTAATACTGCCTGATTCAGCTCATGGAACAAACCCTGCTTCTGCAAAAATGGCTGGTTTTGATGTAGTAGAAGTGAAATCAGGTTCAGATGGTAGAGTTGACTTGGAAGAATTTAAAAAAGTAATGGATGATAGTGTAGCTGCTATTATGCTTACAAATCCAAATACATTGGGGTTATTTGAAAAAGACATATTAGAAATTGCCAGATTAGCCCATGAACACAATGCATTATTATATTATGATGGAGCTAATTTAAATGCTATTATGGGTAAAGTAAGACCTGGAGATATGGGTTTTGATATAGTTCATTTAAATTTACATAAAACATTCTCAACACCTCATGGTATGGGGGGTCCAGGTAGTGGACCTGTTGGAGTAAAAGAAAAATTGAAAGATTACTTACCTAAACCAATTGTTGATATTAATGAAGATGGAAAATATTTCTTTAATTATGATATACCAAAAAGTTGTGGAAGATTAAGAACTTTTTATGGGAATTTTAGCGTAATGGTTAGAGCGTATACTTATATTTTAATGATGGGAAAAGAAGGCTTAAAATTTGCAAGTGAAATGGCAGTTTTAAATGCTAATTATTTAAGAAAAAAATTAGAAAAAGAATTTGATATTGCATATGATGAAATATGTAAACATGAGTTTGTTATAGATGGATCTTTCTTAAAAGAGTATGGAGTAAAAACACTTGATTTTGCTAAGAGGTTGTTAGATTATGGCATTCATCCACCAACAATTTACTTCCCGTTAATTGTTCATGAAGCTATGATGATAGAACCAACAGAAACAGAATCAAAAGAAGAATTAGATAGATTTGTAGAAGTAATGCATAAAATATTAGAAGAAGCAAAAACAGATCCAGAAATATTAAAAGGTGCTCCAAGGAATACTCCTGTAAGAAGATTAAATGAGACAATAGCGAATAAACAATTGAAATTGAGAGGATAA
- a CDS encoding YciI family protein: MRQFIYILKLIPKYMDENNWTEETNEIISRHFFRLKEYTEKGKIILVGRVPDESDPESFGIVIFEEENEEKANEFMQNDPAVKEGIMTAKLFPFKVALIR, encoded by the coding sequence ATGAGACAGTTTATTTATATATTAAAATTAATACCTAAATATATGGATGAAAATAATTGGACAGAGGAAACAAATGAAATAATAAGTAGACATTTTTTTAGACTTAAAGAATATACAGAAAAAGGTAAAATTATTTTAGTAGGAAGAGTTCCTGATGAATCAGACCCTGAATCATTTGGTATTGTAATATTTGAAGAAGAAAATGAAGAAAAAGCAAATGAATTTATGCAAAATGATCCTGCTGTTAAAGAAGGAATTATGACTGCAAAATTATTTCCGTTTAAGGTTGCTTTAATTAGATAG
- the gcvPA gene encoding aminomethyl-transferring glycine dehydrogenase subunit GcvPA — translation MKRFPYIPHTEEDIKEMMNVIGIDDIKELYKDVPKLFEGELNISESKSEIEVKRELLELSNRNANLEDYAMFRGAGIYKHYVPSAVYQLATKRNFLTAYTPYQAEVSQGTLQALYEFQTAICELTGMEVANSSMYDGGTAVAEAILMASRVNKKHKSLVAKSIHPEYIEVSRTYTESQGLEIELINYDEKTGRIDLEDLKDKIDENTSSVVISYPNFFGVIENIKRIKEVLPEKVLLIVNAYPIALGLLEAPGKLGADIVVGEGQSLGNYMSFGGPTFGFFASKQKYIRQMPGRIIGETVDADGKRGFVMVLQTREQHIRRAKATSNICSNHALMAVIASVYLSIIGREGLKEIAYQNYQKAHYLAEKLIETEKFDPVFEGEFFNEFVIKPKFDLDKFNEKLLEEKFIGPLNLGRFFDDMKNYGLFCTTELNTKEEIDYLISKVGEIDEINL, via the coding sequence GTGAAAAGATTTCCATACATTCCACATACAGAAGAAGATATTAAAGAAATGATGAATGTAATTGGTATCGATGATATAAAAGAGTTATATAAAGATGTTCCCAAGTTATTTGAGGGAGAATTAAATATATCAGAATCAAAATCTGAAATTGAAGTAAAAAGAGAATTGTTGGAATTATCAAACAGAAATGCAAATTTAGAAGATTATGCTATGTTCAGAGGTGCAGGGATATACAAACATTATGTTCCTTCAGCTGTATATCAATTGGCTACAAAAAGAAATTTTTTAACTGCATATACACCATATCAAGCTGAAGTATCTCAAGGTACATTACAAGCATTATATGAATTTCAAACTGCTATATGTGAATTAACAGGAATGGAAGTAGCAAACTCATCGATGTATGACGGTGGTACTGCAGTTGCTGAAGCAATATTAATGGCATCAAGGGTTAACAAAAAGCATAAATCATTAGTAGCAAAATCTATTCATCCAGAATATATAGAAGTATCAAGAACATACACAGAATCTCAAGGTCTAGAAATAGAATTGATTAATTATGATGAAAAAACAGGAAGAATAGATTTAGAGGATTTAAAAGATAAAATAGATGAAAATACAAGTTCTGTTGTTATATCTTATCCAAATTTTTTTGGAGTAATAGAAAACATAAAACGAATTAAAGAAGTTTTACCAGAAAAAGTATTATTGATAGTTAACGCATATCCAATAGCTTTAGGATTATTAGAAGCGCCAGGCAAATTAGGTGCAGATATTGTTGTAGGAGAAGGTCAATCACTTGGGAATTACATGTCATTTGGTGGTCCTACATTTGGATTTTTTGCTTCAAAACAAAAATATATAAGACAAATGCCTGGAAGAATTATAGGTGAAACAGTTGATGCTGATGGTAAAAGAGGTTTTGTAATGGTTTTACAAACAAGAGAACAACATATAAGAAGGGCGAAAGCTACATCTAATATTTGTTCAAATCACGCATTGATGGCTGTTATTGCTTCTGTTTACTTAAGTATTATTGGAAGAGAAGGATTAAAAGAAATAGCATATCAAAACTATCAAAAAGCACACTATTTAGCAGAAAAATTAATTGAAACAGAAAAATTTGATCCTGTTTTTGAAGGAGAATTTTTCAATGAATTTGTTATAAAACCTAAATTTGATTTAGATAAATTTAATGAGAAATTATTAGAAGAAAAATTCATTGGTCCATTAAACTTAGGAAGATTTTTTGATGATATGAAAAATTATGGACTATTCTGCACAACAGAATTAAATACCAAAGAAGAAATTGATTATTTGATTTCTAAGGTAGGTGAAATAGATGAAATTAATCTTTGA
- the pfkA gene encoding 6-phosphofructokinase, with protein sequence MKKIGIITSGGDAPGMNAAVRAVTRTAASKNIDVIGFYKGYAGILDKDYIELTYSSVGGIMEKGGTILRTARVPEFKNPEIRAEAAKNLRELGVDGLVVIGGEGSLTGAKLLYEEFNVPVIGIPASIDNDIPHTDMAIGVDTCLNTAVDAMQKLKDTASSHERAFIVEVMGRGSGYIALMSGLSVGAEAVIIPEVPVDYNELTDRIWQERKRGKINCIVVVAEGAASAYSVARHFENKIGYETRITILGHIQRGGSPTAFDRILASRMGYSAVNFLLEGKFGTMVALEKGQTVTVPLEKVLSEKKVLDPQLIELVNTLS encoded by the coding sequence ATTAAGAAAATTGGAATTATTACCAGTGGAGGCGATGCTCCGGGAATGAATGCTGCTGTTAGAGCTGTTACAAGAACTGCTGCATCAAAAAATATAGATGTTATAGGTTTTTACAAAGGATACGCTGGAATTTTAGATAAAGATTATATTGAATTAACTTATTCTTCTGTTGGTGGAATAATGGAGAAAGGCGGAACAATATTAAGAACTGCAAGAGTTCCAGAATTTAAAAATCCTGAGATTAGAGCAGAAGCGGCTAAAAATTTAAGAGAATTAGGTGTTGATGGATTGGTTGTTATTGGTGGAGAAGGTAGTTTAACAGGAGCTAAATTATTATATGAAGAATTCAATGTTCCTGTTATTGGAATTCCTGCTTCTATAGACAATGATATTCCACACACAGATATGGCAATAGGTGTTGATACATGTTTAAATACTGCAGTAGATGCAATGCAAAAATTAAAGGACACAGCTTCTTCACACGAAAGAGCTTTTATTGTTGAAGTTATGGGAAGAGGTTCAGGATACATTGCACTAATGTCGGGTTTATCTGTTGGTGCTGAAGCAGTAATAATACCTGAAGTACCTGTTGATTATAATGAACTAACAGATAGGATATGGCAAGAAAGAAAAAGAGGGAAGATAAATTGTATTGTAGTTGTAGCAGAAGGTGCTGCAAGTGCTTATTCTGTTGCAAGACATTTTGAAAATAAGATTGGATATGAAACAAGAATAACAATTTTAGGACATATTCAAAGAGGTGGTTCTCCTACAGCATTTGATAGAATTTTAGCTTCAAGAATGGGATATTCAGCAGTTAATTTCCTATTAGAAGGGAAATTTGGAACAATGGTTGCTTTAGAAAAAGGACAAACAGTTACTGTTCCTTTAGAAAAAGTTTTAAGCGAAAAGAAAGTTTTAGACCCACAATTAATTGAATTAGTAAATACATTATCTTAA
- a CDS encoding ABC transporter ATP-binding protein, with the protein MIKRFIRYYRPHLKLFFLDLLSAFTLSVLGLAYPMITREIVNVGIKNKNIELLINYSIVLLIIFIAMYFLEYVVTYWGHVLGLRIQYDMRRDLFSHLQKLSFNFFDNSKIGHLMSRIINDLFEISELAHHGPEDLFISLIKVVGAFIILLFINIKLTLISFSIIPIMVYFMIYYNNKLEMAFKKAKEKIADVNSRIEESLAGIRVVKSFTNEEYEIERFNYGNELFKNVRAEAFKYLGTFYPTINFLGNMAILIMIFVGGIFVYNGDINVGDFIAYNLFVGQFLQPLKVLLRFVEMYQQGAAGFRRFLEIMDKEPEIVDKENAIELKNVKGEVVFENVGFSYDEGKKVLHNINLHVSAGETIAIVGPSGGGKTTLCSLIPRFYDISEGSIKIDGIDIRDIKIKSLRQNIGLVQQDVFLFSGTIKDNIKYGRMDATDEEIIEAAKAANAHEFILELSDGYDTLIGERGIKLSGGQKQRISIARMFLKNPPILILDEATSSLDNQSEAIIQRSIEKLSKNRTTFIIAHRLATVKHAKRIIVLTENGIVEEGTHEELMNKKGEYYKLYNAQFESLLI; encoded by the coding sequence ATGATAAAAAGATTTATTAGATATTACAGACCGCATTTGAAACTGTTTTTTTTAGATTTATTATCTGCTTTTACTTTATCTGTATTAGGATTAGCCTATCCTATGATTACTAGGGAAATAGTAAATGTAGGAATAAAAAACAAAAATATTGAGCTTTTGATAAACTATAGCATAGTATTATTAATAATATTCATTGCAATGTATTTTTTAGAATATGTAGTTACATATTGGGGACATGTATTGGGTTTGAGAATTCAATATGATATGAGAAGGGATTTATTTTCACATTTACAAAAATTATCTTTTAATTTTTTTGATAATTCAAAAATAGGTCATTTAATGTCAAGGATAATAAATGATTTATTTGAGATTTCTGAATTAGCTCATCATGGACCAGAAGATTTATTTATTTCTTTAATAAAAGTAGTTGGTGCTTTTATTATTTTATTGTTTATAAATATAAAACTAACTCTTATATCATTTTCTATTATTCCTATAATGGTTTATTTTATGATTTATTATAATAATAAGCTAGAAATGGCATTCAAAAAAGCTAAAGAAAAAATTGCAGATGTAAATTCAAGAATAGAAGAGTCACTTGCAGGTATTAGAGTTGTAAAATCATTTACAAATGAAGAATATGAAATAGAAAGATTTAATTATGGAAATGAATTATTTAAAAATGTTAGAGCAGAAGCATTTAAATATTTAGGTACTTTTTATCCCACAATTAATTTTTTAGGAAATATGGCTATTCTTATAATGATTTTTGTTGGGGGAATTTTTGTATATAATGGTGATATTAATGTGGGAGATTTTATAGCTTATAATCTTTTTGTAGGTCAATTTTTACAACCTTTAAAAGTTTTACTTCGCTTTGTTGAAATGTATCAACAAGGAGCTGCTGGCTTTAGAAGGTTTTTAGAAATTATGGATAAAGAACCAGAAATCGTAGATAAAGAAAACGCTATTGAATTAAAAAATGTAAAAGGAGAAGTTGTTTTTGAAAATGTGGGTTTTTCATATGATGAGGGTAAAAAAGTACTACACAATATAAACTTGCATGTATCTGCTGGTGAAACTATTGCTATTGTAGGACCATCTGGTGGCGGTAAAACAACATTATGCAGTTTAATACCAAGGTTTTATGATATCTCTGAAGGAAGTATAAAAATTGACGGAATAGATATAAGAGATATAAAAATAAAATCATTAAGGCAAAATATCGGTTTAGTTCAACAAGATGTATTTTTATTTTCGGGAACTATTAAAGATAATATAAAATATGGAAGAATGGACGCCACTGATGAAGAAATAATTGAAGCAGCGAAAGCGGCAAATGCCCATGAGTTTATTTTAGAATTATCTGATGGTTATGATACATTAATTGGTGAAAGAGGAATTAAGTTATCAGGAGGTCAAAAACAAAGAATATCAATAGCAAGGATGTTTTTGAAAAATCCACCTATATTGATTCTTGATGAAGCGACATCATCTTTAGATAATCAAAGTGAAGCGATTATTCAAAGATCTATTGAAAAATTATCAAAAAATAGAACTACTTTTATCATTGCCCACAGACTTGCAACTGTAAAACATGCTAAAAGAATTATAGTTTTAACAGAAAATGGAATCGTTGAAGAAGGAACTCATGAAGAGTTAATGAATAAGAAAGGTGAATATTATAAATTATATAATGCTCAATTTGAATCATTATTAATATAA
- the gcvT gene encoding glycine cleavage system aminomethyltransferase GcvT, giving the protein MENLKRTPLFEEHVRLGAKMVPFGGWEMPVWYTSLKDEHHTVRNNVGIFDVSHMGEIDIKGKDALKFVNYLITNNVEKIKPEEIVYSPMLNENGGIIDDLLAYKYSDEHVLLVVNASNIEKDYNWIVKQAENFDVEVKNISDITAQIAIQGPKAEEMLQEISGVDLKKISYYNFTEGRINGIYCLVSRTGYTGEDGFEIYFDKEAALPMWRKLIELLPKYDGKPAGLGARDTLRLEATYLLYGNDMTDDITPFEAGLKWAVDMEKDFIGKEILLKEKETGIRRRLKGIEMLERGIPRHGYKVFVGNEEVGFITSGTVSPTLDKPIALAMLNKPYYKKDTEVEVEIRGKRVKAKVIKTPFYRGSVKTRK; this is encoded by the coding sequence ATGGAAAACTTAAAAAGAACACCACTTTTTGAAGAACATGTAAGATTAGGTGCAAAAATGGTACCTTTTGGCGGTTGGGAGATGCCTGTATGGTATACATCATTGAAAGATGAACATCACACAGTAAGAAATAATGTAGGTATTTTCGATGTATCTCATATGGGTGAAATTGATATAAAAGGCAAAGATGCTTTGAAATTTGTCAATTATCTAATAACAAATAATGTAGAAAAAATAAAACCTGAGGAAATTGTTTATTCTCCTATGTTAAATGAAAACGGTGGGATTATTGATGATTTATTGGCTTATAAATATTCAGATGAACATGTGTTATTAGTAGTTAATGCTTCTAATATAGAGAAAGATTATAATTGGATTGTAAAACAAGCAGAAAATTTTGATGTAGAAGTAAAAAATATTTCTGATATAACAGCTCAAATTGCAATACAAGGTCCTAAAGCGGAAGAAATGTTACAAGAAATTTCAGGGGTTGATTTGAAAAAAATTTCATATTATAATTTTACTGAAGGAAGAATAAATGGAATTTATTGTTTAGTTTCAAGAACAGGTTATACTGGCGAAGATGGATTTGAAATCTATTTTGATAAAGAAGCTGCTCTTCCAATGTGGAGAAAATTAATTGAGCTTTTACCTAAATATGATGGAAAACCTGCAGGATTAGGAGCAAGAGATACATTAAGATTAGAAGCTACATATCTATTATACGGTAATGATATGACTGATGATATAACACCATTTGAAGCAGGATTAAAATGGGCTGTTGATATGGAAAAAGATTTTATAGGAAAAGAAATATTATTAAAAGAAAAAGAAACTGGTATCAGAAGAAGATTAAAGGGTATAGAAATGTTGGAAAGAGGTATTCCTAGACATGGTTATAAGGTTTTTGTTGGTAATGAAGAAGTAGGATTTATTACAAGTGGTACAGTTTCTCCTACATTAGATAAGCCTATAGCTTTAGCAATGTTAAATAAACCATATTATAAAAAAGATACAGAGGTTGAAGTGGAAATTAGAGGTAAAAGAGTAAAGGCAAAAGTAATAAAAACACCATTTTATAGAGGTAGTGTAAAAACAAGAAAATAA
- the pyk gene encoding pyruvate kinase — protein MRKTRIVATIGPATESEEMVRELIKAGADVLRLNTSHESPEVHQKRIEVIKKVRKEFDKPVAILLDLAGPKIRTGKFNKDEVTLQEGQEFILTAEDIVGDETKVSINYKGLPKDVKPGDLILVNDGKLKLEVIESDGVNIKTKVRNTAIITHRRGINAPGADIRIPALTEKDKEYIKFGIKNEVDYFALSFVRKPEDVIEMREILNSLHANDAQIISKIETKQAIDNDLEKIIELSDAVMVARGDLGVEVEAEKIPVLQKRIISIANKKSKPVITATQMLETMIENPVPTRAETTDIANAILDGTDAIMLSGETSIGKYPLEAVRVMDRVAKETEPYINHYGALFFDFDEEDSTTNAISKAANEIAISAGIRTIVAVTDKGYTARAVSRYRENVNIIAVTHSEKTYNRLALVWGVKPMIVNEFVSTDTMLYIVKQTLKMKD, from the coding sequence ATGAGAAAAACAAGAATTGTTGCTACTATAGGGCCAGCTACTGAATCAGAAGAAATGGTAAGAGAATTAATAAAAGCTGGTGCTGATGTTCTAAGATTAAACACATCACATGAAAGTCCCGAAGTTCATCAAAAAAGAATTGAAGTAATTAAAAAAGTAAGAAAAGAATTTGATAAACCTGTAGCTATATTGTTAGATTTAGCAGGACCAAAAATCAGAACTGGAAAATTTAATAAAGATGAAGTTACATTGCAAGAAGGTCAGGAATTTATTTTAACTGCTGAAGATATTGTAGGTGATGAAACAAAAGTTTCAATAAACTATAAAGGATTACCAAAAGATGTTAAACCAGGTGATTTAATTTTAGTAAATGATGGAAAATTAAAATTAGAAGTCATTGAGTCAGATGGCGTAAATATAAAAACAAAAGTAAGAAATACAGCTATAATAACTCATAGAAGAGGAATTAATGCTCCAGGAGCGGATATTAGAATTCCTGCCTTAACAGAAAAGGATAAAGAATATATTAAATTTGGTATAAAAAATGAAGTAGATTATTTTGCTTTATCTTTTGTAAGAAAGCCAGAAGATGTTATTGAAATGAGAGAAATACTTAATTCTTTACATGCAAATGATGCTCAAATAATTAGTAAAATTGAGACAAAGCAAGCTATAGATAATGATCTTGAAAAAATAATAGAATTATCAGATGCTGTAATGGTTGCTAGGGGAGATTTGGGAGTTGAAGTAGAAGCAGAAAAAATACCTGTATTACAAAAAAGAATTATTAGTATAGCAAATAAAAAATCTAAACCTGTTATTACAGCAACCCAAATGCTTGAAACAATGATAGAAAATCCAGTTCCAACAAGAGCAGAAACTACAGATATAGCTAATGCTATTCTTGATGGAACTGATGCAATAATGCTATCAGGAGAAACTTCAATTGGTAAATATCCATTAGAAGCAGTAAGGGTTATGGACAGAGTAGCAAAGGAAACAGAACCATATATAAATCATTATGGTGCATTATTTTTTGATTTTGATGAAGAAGATTCAACAACAAATGCTATTTCAAAAGCAGCAAATGAAATAGCTATATCTGCTGGAATAAGAACAATTGTTGCGGTTACAGATAAAGGGTATACTGCTAGAGCAGTTTCAAGGTATAGAGAGAATGTAAACATCATAGCTGTTACACATTCAGAAAAAACATATAATAGATTAGCTCTTGTTTGGGGAGTCAAACCAATGATTGTAAATGAATTTGTAAGTACTGATACTATGCTTTACATTGTAAAACAAACTCTAAAAATGAAGGATTAG